In Eretmochelys imbricata isolate rEreImb1 chromosome 4, rEreImb1.hap1, whole genome shotgun sequence, a single window of DNA contains:
- the ING2 gene encoding inhibitor of growth protein 2 isoform X1: MCCWRGGMMLGGPQLVPGPAALAGPGGERARLLSLYVQDYLECVESLPLDIQRNVSLLRELDTQCQEALKEIDDVYEKYKTESDPIQKKRLQQHLQRALINSQELGDEKIQIVTQMLELVENRARQMEIHSQCFQESDNEKPLEKAKVESCQPERSSRRPRRQRTSESRDLCHITNGIEDCDDQPPKEKRSKSAKKKKRSKAKQERDVSPVEFAIDPNEPTYCLCNQVSYGEMIGCDNEQCPIEWFHFSCVGLTYKPKGKWYCPKCRGDNEKTMDKCTDKSKKDRRSR, from the exons aTGTGCTGCTGGCGCGGGGGGATGATGCTGGGGGGGCCGCAGCTGGTGCCGGGCCCGGCGGCGCTGGCGGGGCCCGGCGGGGAGCGGGCCCGGCTGCTCTCGCTCTACGTGCAGGACTATCTGGAGTGCGTGGAGTCGCTGCCGCTGGACATCCAGCGCAACGTGTCCCTGCTGCGGGAGCTGGACACGCAGTGCCAAG AAGCATTAAAAGAAATCGATGATGTCTATGAGAAATATAAGACAGAAAGTGATCCCATTCAGAAGAAACGGTTGCAACAGCATCTTCAGCGAGCACTAATCAACAGCCAAGAACTGGGAGATGAGAAAATTCAAATAGTTACTCAGATGCTTGAACTGGTAGAGAATAGGGCCCGGCAAATGGAGATTCACTCTCAGTGTTTCCAAGAGTCAGATAACGAAAAGCCTCTAGAAAAGGCAAAAGTGGAATCTTGCCAACCAGAAAGATCTTCACGTAGACCCCGTCGCCAGCGGACTAGCGAAAGTCGTGATCTGTGCCATATAACAAATGGGATTGAAGACTGCGATGACCAGCCACCTAAAGAAAAGAGATCCAAATCGGCCAAGAAAAAGAAACGCTCCAAGGCCAAACAAGAAAGAGACGTTTCACCTGTTGAATTTGCAATAGATCCCAATGAACCAACTTACTGCTTATGTAACCAAGTGTCCTATGGAGAGATGATAGGATGTGACAATGAACAGTGTCCCATTGAGTGGTTTCATTTTTCATGTGTTGGACTCACCTATAAACCAAAGGGGAAATGGTATTGTCCCAAGTGCAGAGGAGATAATGAGAAAACTATGGACAAATGTACTGACAAATCAAAAAAGGATAGAAGATCGAGGTAG
- the ING2 gene encoding inhibitor of growth protein 2 isoform X2 — MLQAEALKEIDDVYEKYKTESDPIQKKRLQQHLQRALINSQELGDEKIQIVTQMLELVENRARQMEIHSQCFQESDNEKPLEKAKVESCQPERSSRRPRRQRTSESRDLCHITNGIEDCDDQPPKEKRSKSAKKKKRSKAKQERDVSPVEFAIDPNEPTYCLCNQVSYGEMIGCDNEQCPIEWFHFSCVGLTYKPKGKWYCPKCRGDNEKTMDKCTDKSKKDRRSR; from the exons ATGCTGCAAGCAG AAGCATTAAAAGAAATCGATGATGTCTATGAGAAATATAAGACAGAAAGTGATCCCATTCAGAAGAAACGGTTGCAACAGCATCTTCAGCGAGCACTAATCAACAGCCAAGAACTGGGAGATGAGAAAATTCAAATAGTTACTCAGATGCTTGAACTGGTAGAGAATAGGGCCCGGCAAATGGAGATTCACTCTCAGTGTTTCCAAGAGTCAGATAACGAAAAGCCTCTAGAAAAGGCAAAAGTGGAATCTTGCCAACCAGAAAGATCTTCACGTAGACCCCGTCGCCAGCGGACTAGCGAAAGTCGTGATCTGTGCCATATAACAAATGGGATTGAAGACTGCGATGACCAGCCACCTAAAGAAAAGAGATCCAAATCGGCCAAGAAAAAGAAACGCTCCAAGGCCAAACAAGAAAGAGACGTTTCACCTGTTGAATTTGCAATAGATCCCAATGAACCAACTTACTGCTTATGTAACCAAGTGTCCTATGGAGAGATGATAGGATGTGACAATGAACAGTGTCCCATTGAGTGGTTTCATTTTTCATGTGTTGGACTCACCTATAAACCAAAGGGGAAATGGTATTGTCCCAAGTGCAGAGGAGATAATGAGAAAACTATGGACAAATGTACTGACAAATCAAAAAAGGATAGAAGATCGAGGTAG
- the ING2 gene encoding inhibitor of growth protein 2 isoform X3 codes for MKEALKEIDDVYEKYKTESDPIQKKRLQQHLQRALINSQELGDEKIQIVTQMLELVENRARQMEIHSQCFQESDNEKPLEKAKVESCQPERSSRRPRRQRTSESRDLCHITNGIEDCDDQPPKEKRSKSAKKKKRSKAKQERDVSPVEFAIDPNEPTYCLCNQVSYGEMIGCDNEQCPIEWFHFSCVGLTYKPKGKWYCPKCRGDNEKTMDKCTDKSKKDRRSR; via the exons ATGAAAG AAGCATTAAAAGAAATCGATGATGTCTATGAGAAATATAAGACAGAAAGTGATCCCATTCAGAAGAAACGGTTGCAACAGCATCTTCAGCGAGCACTAATCAACAGCCAAGAACTGGGAGATGAGAAAATTCAAATAGTTACTCAGATGCTTGAACTGGTAGAGAATAGGGCCCGGCAAATGGAGATTCACTCTCAGTGTTTCCAAGAGTCAGATAACGAAAAGCCTCTAGAAAAGGCAAAAGTGGAATCTTGCCAACCAGAAAGATCTTCACGTAGACCCCGTCGCCAGCGGACTAGCGAAAGTCGTGATCTGTGCCATATAACAAATGGGATTGAAGACTGCGATGACCAGCCACCTAAAGAAAAGAGATCCAAATCGGCCAAGAAAAAGAAACGCTCCAAGGCCAAACAAGAAAGAGACGTTTCACCTGTTGAATTTGCAATAGATCCCAATGAACCAACTTACTGCTTATGTAACCAAGTGTCCTATGGAGAGATGATAGGATGTGACAATGAACAGTGTCCCATTGAGTGGTTTCATTTTTCATGTGTTGGACTCACCTATAAACCAAAGGGGAAATGGTATTGTCCCAAGTGCAGAGGAGATAATGAGAAAACTATGGACAAATGTACTGACAAATCAAAAAAGGATAGAAGATCGAGGTAG